The Nitrospira sp. genome contains the following window.
TTCACTATCTGTTATCTCACTTCTCCGATTCTGCCCCCACCCTTCCCACCCGATCCCACCCATACACGCGGGACATTGCCCACCTGGTTGAGCCGCTGCGCCGTTTCGGAATAGATCATCACGGCGCGGCATTGAGGAGTTGGGGCAACCGGGACCTGTGCTCCTGCGCATCGCGCATTCGTTCCGTAACATTGACCGGCCTCGCCGCCTCGGTTATGCTAGGTTCTTTCATCAGGTTGACCTCATCATGCCGAAAGTGCTGCACCCTCATATCACTAACGATCCAGCCGTCTGCGGCGGGAGCCCGCGTATCGACGGGACGCGCATCACGGTCCGAACGGTGGTCATGTATGTGTTGCACCATGGAATGAGTCCCGAAGAACTGTTGGTCT
Protein-coding sequences here:
- a CDS encoding DUF433 domain-containing protein produces the protein MPKVLHPHITNDPAVCGGSPRIDGTRITVRTVVMYVLHHGMSPEELLVSYPHLNLASIYDALSYYYDHREDIDREIAENDALDPANRPSR